A single region of the Rhodococcus sp. W8901 genome encodes:
- a CDS encoding Hsp20/alpha crystallin family protein, whose product MLRFDPFSDIDALTRSLLSNPMGSTRVPRFMPMDLYRVDDHYVLHADLPGVDPGSVDVNIENGTMTLTAHRSAPSEENVQWLASERFSGTYRRQLSLGDDVDAEKVSASYENGVLTVMIPVAERAKPRRIEVTRLGSDTPRTIEAGAGDRTGDT is encoded by the coding sequence GTGCTGCGCTTCGATCCCTTCTCGGATATTGATGCACTGACTCGAAGCCTTCTCTCCAACCCGATGGGTAGCACGCGCGTACCGCGGTTCATGCCGATGGACCTCTACCGAGTCGACGATCACTACGTCCTCCATGCAGACCTGCCCGGTGTCGATCCCGGCTCGGTCGACGTCAACATCGAGAACGGGACGATGACCCTCACGGCGCACCGCAGCGCGCCCTCGGAGGAGAACGTCCAGTGGCTCGCGTCCGAGCGGTTCAGCGGAACGTACCGTCGTCAGCTCTCTCTCGGCGACGACGTGGATGCCGAAAAGGTCTCTGCCAGTTACGAAAATGGTGTCCTCACGGTCATGATCCCGGTTGCCGAGCGCGCGAAGCCGCGACGGATCGAGGTCACCCGCCTGGGATCCGACACTCCACGGACCATCGAGGCGGGGGCGGGCGACAGGACGGGAGACACCTAG
- a CDS encoding succinate dehydrogenase/fumarate reductase iron-sulfur subunit, giving the protein MGYDAKFRVWRGDASGGDLCDYTVEVNEGEVVLDIIHRIQATQSSDLAVRWNCKAGKCGSCSAEINGQPRLMCMTRMSTFGENEVVTVTPMRSFPVIRDLVTDVSFNYTKAREIPSFTPPPGLAPGEYRMKQVDVERSQEFRKCIECFLCQNTCHVVRDHEENKEAFAGPRYLMRIAELEMHPLDTADRRDAAQSEFGLGLCNITKCCTDVCPENIHITDNALIPMKERVADKRYDPVVWLGNKLFRRGK; this is encoded by the coding sequence ATGGGCTACGACGCGAAGTTCCGGGTGTGGCGCGGCGACGCGTCGGGCGGGGACCTGTGCGACTACACGGTGGAGGTCAACGAGGGCGAGGTGGTCCTCGACATCATCCACCGCATCCAGGCGACGCAGTCCTCGGATCTGGCGGTGCGCTGGAACTGCAAGGCCGGCAAGTGCGGGTCGTGCTCAGCGGAGATCAACGGTCAACCACGGCTGATGTGCATGACCCGGATGTCGACGTTCGGCGAGAACGAGGTCGTGACCGTCACCCCGATGCGTTCCTTCCCCGTCATCCGCGATCTCGTCACCGACGTGTCGTTCAACTACACCAAGGCGCGCGAGATCCCGTCGTTCACGCCGCCGCCCGGTCTGGCGCCGGGCGAGTACCGGATGAAGCAGGTGGACGTCGAGCGGTCTCAGGAGTTCCGCAAGTGCATCGAGTGCTTCCTGTGTCAGAACACGTGTCATGTCGTGCGGGACCACGAGGAGAACAAGGAGGCGTTCGCCGGCCCGCGCTACCTGATGCGGATCGCCGAGCTCGAGATGCACCCCCTCGACACCGCGGATCGCCGCGACGCCGCCCAGTCCGAGTTCGGGCTGGGGCTGTGCAACATCACCAAATGCTGCACCGATGTGTGTCCGGAGAACATCCACATCACCGACAACGCGCTGATCCCGATGAAGGAACGCGTCGCCGACAAGCGGTACGACCCTGTGGTGTGGCTGGGTAACAAGCTGTTTCGGCGAGGGAAGTAG
- a CDS encoding fumarate reductase/succinate dehydrogenase flavoprotein subunit has translation MAEVERHKYDVVVIGAGGAGLRAVIEARERGLSVAVVCKSLFGKAHTVMAEGGCAAAMGNANSKDSWQVHFGDTMRGGKFLNNWRMAELHAREAPDRVWELETYGALFDRTPDGRISQRNFGGHTYPRLAHVGDRTGLELIRTMQQKIVSLQQEDFAETGDYEARVKVFAECTITELLKDGDRIAGAFGYWRESGRFVLFDAPAIVMATGGIGKSFKVTSNSWEYTGDGHALALRTGANLINMEFVQFHPTGMVWPPSVKGILVTEGVRGDGGVLKNSDGERFMFSYIPAVFKGQYAETAEEADKWYDDPDNNRRTPDLLPRDEVARAINSEVKAGRSTPHGGVYLDIASRMPADEIVRRLPSMHHQFKELADVDITKEQMEVGPTCHYVMGGIEVDPDTGSSTVPGLFAAGECSGGMHGSNRLGGNSLSDLLVFGRRAGLGAADYVQSLETRPAVTESDVVAAAAAALAPFDPPAEGLGENPYTLHTELQQTMNDLVGIIRNEEEVERAVARLDEIKSRVGGVTVEGHRQFNPGWHLALDLLNMVLVSECVARAALMRTESRGGHTRDDYPSMDPQWRSTLLVCSTVPGDPALGDDVAIPDVIVTREEQTPMRPDLLALFEIDELGKYYTDAELEGHPGRAT, from the coding sequence GTGGCAGAGGTGGAGCGGCACAAGTACGACGTGGTGGTGATCGGCGCCGGCGGCGCCGGGCTGCGGGCGGTCATCGAGGCGCGCGAACGGGGCCTGTCGGTGGCCGTGGTGTGCAAGTCGCTGTTCGGGAAGGCTCACACCGTCATGGCGGAGGGCGGCTGCGCCGCCGCGATGGGCAACGCGAACTCCAAGGACAGTTGGCAGGTCCACTTCGGCGACACCATGCGTGGCGGCAAGTTCCTCAACAACTGGCGGATGGCCGAACTGCATGCGCGGGAGGCGCCGGATCGGGTGTGGGAACTCGAGACCTACGGCGCGTTGTTCGACCGCACCCCGGACGGCCGGATCAGCCAGCGCAACTTCGGTGGGCACACCTATCCGCGCCTGGCGCACGTGGGGGACCGCACCGGGCTCGAACTGATCCGCACGATGCAGCAGAAGATCGTCTCGCTGCAGCAGGAGGACTTCGCGGAGACCGGTGACTACGAGGCGCGTGTGAAGGTCTTCGCCGAGTGCACGATCACCGAACTCCTCAAGGACGGCGACCGGATCGCCGGCGCCTTCGGGTACTGGCGCGAGTCGGGGCGGTTCGTGCTGTTCGACGCCCCCGCGATCGTCATGGCGACCGGCGGAATCGGCAAGTCGTTCAAGGTCACGTCGAACTCGTGGGAGTACACCGGCGACGGCCACGCGTTGGCGCTGCGGACCGGGGCGAACCTGATCAACATGGAGTTCGTCCAGTTCCACCCGACGGGCATGGTGTGGCCGCCCAGCGTGAAGGGCATCCTCGTCACCGAGGGCGTCCGCGGCGACGGCGGGGTGCTGAAGAACTCGGACGGCGAGCGGTTCATGTTCTCCTACATCCCCGCGGTGTTCAAAGGTCAGTACGCGGAGACCGCGGAGGAGGCCGACAAGTGGTACGACGATCCGGACAACAACCGTCGTACACCCGACCTGCTGCCGCGTGACGAGGTGGCGCGGGCGATCAACTCCGAGGTCAAGGCCGGACGGTCCACCCCGCACGGTGGCGTGTACCTCGACATCGCGTCCCGGATGCCGGCGGACGAGATCGTGCGGCGGCTGCCGTCGATGCACCATCAGTTCAAGGAACTCGCCGACGTCGACATCACGAAGGAGCAGATGGAGGTCGGTCCCACCTGTCACTACGTGATGGGCGGCATCGAAGTCGATCCCGATACCGGATCATCCACGGTGCCCGGCCTTTTCGCTGCCGGAGAATGCTCCGGGGGCATGCACGGATCGAACCGGCTCGGCGGAAACTCGCTGTCGGACCTGCTGGTCTTCGGTCGGCGGGCCGGGCTCGGGGCGGCCGACTACGTCCAGTCCCTCGAGACCCGTCCTGCGGTCACCGAATCGGATGTCGTGGCCGCGGCGGCCGCGGCCCTCGCGCCGTTCGACCCGCCCGCGGAGGGGCTCGGGGAGAACCCCTACACCCTGCACACCGAGTTGCAGCAGACCATGAACGACCTGGTCGGCATCATTCGCAACGAGGAGGAGGTGGAGCGGGCCGTCGCGAGGCTCGACGAAATCAAGTCTCGCGTCGGTGGGGTGACGGTCGAGGGCCACCGCCAGTTCAACCCGGGGTGGCACCTGGCGTTGGATCTGCTGAACATGGTGCTGGTGAGCGAGTGCGTCGCGCGCGCCGCCCTCATGCGGACCGAGAGTCGCGGCGGGCACACGCGCGACGACTACCCGTCGATGGACCCGCAGTGGCGGTCGACACTGCTGGTCTGCAGCACGGTGCCCGGCGATCCGGCACTCGGCGACGACGTCGCGATCCCCGACGTGATCGTCACGCGCGAGGAGCAGACGCCGATGCGTCCGGATCTGTTGGCGCTCTTCGAGATCGACGAGCTGGGGAAGTACTACACGGATGCCGAGCTCGAAGGGCATCCGGGAAGGGCGACCTGA
- a CDS encoding class I SAM-dependent methyltransferase, with amino-acid sequence MQTTEATEATEDTEDTEAIASNRANWNDRADVHARSKMYDIEGFLADPGTISQVVVNDLSVLAPHLPDSGVRGRSLLHLQCHIGTDTISWARLGAVDVHGLDLSPNSLDHAARIAAADGRDIRWVEGDARYASTLIDRRFATVVTSAGTIVWLPELATWAQSIHDLLEPGGVFMIRDDHPILGSMDHEPWEIVDDYLGGGGHRTYDDSGTYTEDSAGQIAHVTNYEWRHDLGEVVGSLLEAGLTIESLVELPYMDWPAFDDLVPCRRGWELRPGAPRIPLNFAVVARRPAVLGNSDGPVPSG; translated from the coding sequence GTGCAGACCACAGAGGCCACAGAGGCCACAGAGGACACAGAGGACACAGAGGCTATCGCCTCCAACCGGGCGAACTGGAACGACCGGGCGGACGTCCACGCGCGATCGAAGATGTACGACATCGAGGGCTTCCTCGCCGATCCGGGGACGATCTCGCAAGTCGTTGTGAACGATCTTTCGGTGCTTGCGCCCCACCTGCCGGACTCGGGGGTGCGCGGCCGCAGTCTGCTGCACCTGCAGTGTCACATCGGCACCGACACGATCTCGTGGGCGCGGCTCGGCGCCGTGGACGTGCACGGACTCGATCTGTCGCCGAACTCCCTGGACCACGCGGCGCGGATCGCGGCCGCCGACGGGCGTGACATCCGCTGGGTGGAAGGCGACGCCCGGTATGCGTCGACCCTGATCGACCGCCGGTTCGCAACCGTCGTCACGAGTGCCGGCACGATCGTGTGGCTGCCGGAATTGGCGACGTGGGCCCAGTCGATCCACGACCTCCTCGAACCGGGAGGCGTGTTCATGATTCGCGACGACCATCCGATTCTCGGGTCGATGGACCACGAGCCGTGGGAGATCGTCGACGACTATCTCGGCGGGGGTGGTCACCGCACCTACGACGACTCGGGAACGTACACCGAGGATTCGGCCGGGCAGATCGCGCATGTGACGAACTACGAGTGGCGTCACGACCTCGGCGAAGTCGTCGGCTCCCTCCTGGAGGCCGGCTTGACGATCGAATCCCTGGTCGAGCTGCCGTACATGGACTGGCCCGCGTTCGACGATCTCGTCCCGTGTCGGCGCGGGTGGGAGCTGCGACCCGGAGCGCCGCGGATTCCTCTCAACTTCGCTGTCGTGGCCAGGCGCCCCGCTGTGCTGGGGAATTCCGACGGCCCGGTGCCGTCGGGGTAA
- the bioD gene encoding dethiobiotin synthase: MSVLVVSGTSTDVGKTIVTAALVAALRAAGRSVAVCKPAQTGVTADEPGDLAEVTRLSGVTATVELARYPEPLAPDTAARRSGMPMLTRSDVVAVVRELDATYDVTIVEGAGGLLVRLGADGFTVRDVAADLDAPVVVVAAPGLGTLNHCALTAESLAAAGVKCSGFVVGSWPVEPDLAMRCNLEDLPTVTGAALVGRIPEGSGRLDEARFASAAPGWFDPEWLAASIG, encoded by the coding sequence GTGAGCGTGCTCGTTGTGTCCGGTACCTCGACGGACGTCGGCAAGACGATCGTCACCGCGGCGCTCGTGGCCGCGCTTCGGGCAGCGGGCCGATCGGTCGCGGTGTGCAAGCCGGCGCAGACGGGTGTCACGGCGGACGAGCCGGGCGATCTGGCGGAGGTCACGCGGCTGAGCGGTGTGACGGCGACGGTCGAACTCGCCCGGTATCCCGAACCGCTCGCCCCGGACACGGCGGCCCGGCGCAGTGGCATGCCGATGCTCACCCGGTCCGATGTCGTGGCCGTCGTGCGCGAACTGGATGCCACGTACGACGTGACGATCGTCGAGGGCGCCGGGGGACTGCTGGTGCGTCTGGGCGCGGACGGCTTCACGGTGCGCGACGTCGCCGCCGACCTGGATGCGCCTGTCGTCGTGGTGGCTGCGCCCGGATTGGGCACGCTCAACCACTGTGCGTTGACGGCCGAATCGCTGGCCGCGGCGGGCGTGAAGTGCTCGGGCTTCGTCGTCGGATCGTGGCCCGTCGAACCCGATCTCGCGATGCGCTGCAATCTCGAGGATCTGCCGACCGTGACGGGGGCCGCACTGGTCGGGCGCATCCCGGAGGGGAGTGGGCGTCTCGACGAGGCTCGATTCGCGAGTGCCGCGCCGGGCTGGTTCGACCCCGAATGGCTCGCCGCCTCGATCGGCTGA
- a CDS encoding 8-amino-7-oxononanoate synthase — protein MVLRVGTEGNALSWLDDVERDRRAAGLRRELRARGASDSVIDLASNDYLGLVRHPEVIDGAVDAVRRWGGGATGSRLVTGTTSDHELLERELAEFVGAEAGLVFASGYAANLGAVTALSGPGALIVSDAGCHASLVDACRLSRSRVVVAPHADIEFLRRALAERAEERALVLTDSVFSADGDLAPLAAMHRVCREHGAVLLVDEAHGLGVRGSGGRGLVHEVGLAGEPDVVVTATLSKSLASQGGVVLASEKVRAHLVDTARTFIFDTGLAPAAVGAARAALAVLIREPERASAVLDRARDLARITGVTDPASAVVSVILGDPEVAFTAAVACRERGLHVGCFRPPSVPEGTSRLRLTARATIDADEMERIESILAEVLSGNRVGVSA, from the coding sequence ATCGTGCTTCGGGTGGGTACCGAGGGCAATGCGCTGAGCTGGCTGGACGACGTCGAACGTGATCGGCGGGCGGCCGGTCTGCGTCGCGAGCTGCGGGCACGCGGCGCGTCCGACTCGGTGATCGACCTCGCCTCCAACGACTACCTGGGTCTCGTCCGGCACCCCGAGGTGATCGACGGCGCCGTCGACGCGGTCCGTCGCTGGGGCGGTGGCGCGACCGGATCGCGGCTGGTGACGGGCACGACGTCGGATCACGAACTGCTCGAACGTGAACTCGCCGAGTTCGTCGGCGCCGAGGCCGGCCTGGTCTTCGCGAGCGGCTACGCCGCGAATCTCGGTGCCGTCACAGCACTCTCGGGGCCCGGCGCGCTGATCGTGTCCGATGCGGGCTGCCATGCCTCGCTGGTCGACGCGTGCCGGTTGTCCCGCTCCCGGGTCGTGGTGGCACCGCATGCCGACATCGAGTTCCTCCGCCGCGCGCTGGCCGAACGCGCCGAGGAACGCGCGCTGGTGCTCACCGACTCGGTTTTCAGCGCGGACGGCGACCTTGCGCCGCTCGCCGCGATGCACCGTGTGTGCCGCGAGCACGGCGCGGTGCTGCTGGTCGACGAGGCCCACGGGCTCGGCGTCCGCGGGTCGGGCGGCCGCGGCCTCGTCCACGAGGTCGGACTGGCGGGGGAGCCCGACGTCGTGGTCACGGCGACCCTGTCGAAGTCGCTGGCCAGCCAGGGTGGCGTGGTGCTGGCGTCGGAGAAGGTGCGTGCACACCTGGTCGACACGGCGCGCACGTTCATCTTCGACACCGGCCTCGCGCCCGCCGCGGTCGGGGCCGCACGTGCCGCGCTGGCCGTGCTGATCCGGGAGCCGGAGCGCGCATCCGCGGTGCTCGACCGGGCCCGCGACCTGGCGCGCATCACCGGGGTAACAGATCCGGCATCGGCCGTGGTCTCGGTGATCCTCGGGGATCCGGAGGTGGCGTTCACTGCGGCGGTCGCGTGCCGGGAACGGGGGCTGCACGTGGGCTGTTTCCGACCGCCGTCGGTGCCCGAGGGCACGTCGCGGCTGCGCCTGACCGCGCGCGCGACGATCGATGCCGACGAGATGGAACGGATCGAAAGTATTCTCGCCGAGGTGCTTTCGGGCAATCGCGTGGGAGTGTCGGCGTGA
- a CDS encoding adenosylmethionine--8-amino-7-oxononanoate transaminase — protein sequence MSSERIVAIDTEHLWHPYGAFPASTAPLVVESAEGARLTLADGTELVDGMSSWWSAVHGYRNPVLDAAVTDQLGRMSHVMFGGLTHAPAARLAELLVEITPAGLEKVFLADSGSVSVEVAVKMCLQYWRAQGRPEKHRLLTWRGGYHGDTFAPMSVCDPDGGMHSMWTDVLARQVFAPAPPREYDAAYVAEFERLVIEHRDELAAIIVEPVVQGAGGMRFHHPHYLRELRRMCDEHDLLLVFDEIATGFGRTGELFAADHAGIAPDVMCVGKALTGGYLTLAATLCTTEVAETISAGEGGGIMHGPTFMGNPMACAVAVAAVELLLSRDWRAEVAALNEGLERGLAPARDIPGVVDVRVLGGIGVIELAEPVDMQTATDAAVGAGVWLRPFRNLIYAMPPYICTAEDLDRLTTGMVAAARSQAA from the coding sequence ATGTCTTCCGAGCGGATCGTCGCGATCGACACCGAACACCTGTGGCATCCCTACGGGGCGTTTCCCGCGTCGACGGCCCCCCTGGTCGTCGAGTCCGCGGAGGGCGCTCGCCTCACCCTCGCGGACGGCACCGAACTGGTCGACGGTATGAGCTCGTGGTGGTCCGCGGTGCACGGGTATCGCAATCCGGTCCTCGATGCCGCGGTCACCGATCAGCTCGGCCGGATGAGTCATGTCATGTTCGGCGGGCTCACCCACGCGCCGGCCGCACGTCTCGCGGAGTTGCTGGTCGAGATCACACCCGCCGGTCTGGAGAAGGTGTTCCTCGCCGACTCCGGCTCGGTGTCGGTGGAGGTCGCCGTGAAGATGTGCCTGCAGTACTGGCGTGCCCAGGGGCGACCGGAGAAGCACCGGCTGCTGACGTGGCGGGGCGGCTACCACGGGGACACGTTCGCGCCGATGAGCGTGTGCGACCCGGACGGGGGCATGCACTCGATGTGGACGGACGTGCTGGCCCGGCAGGTGTTCGCGCCCGCGCCGCCGCGCGAGTACGACGCCGCGTACGTCGCGGAGTTCGAGCGGCTCGTGATCGAACACCGCGACGAGTTGGCGGCGATCATCGTCGAGCCCGTCGTGCAGGGGGCGGGGGGCATGCGGTTCCACCACCCGCACTACCTCCGCGAGTTGCGCCGCATGTGCGACGAGCACGATCTGCTGCTGGTGTTCGACGAGATCGCCACCGGATTCGGTCGCACCGGCGAGCTGTTCGCCGCCGACCACGCGGGGATCGCGCCCGACGTGATGTGTGTCGGCAAGGCCCTCACCGGCGGCTATCTCACGCTCGCCGCGACGCTGTGCACCACCGAGGTGGCCGAGACGATCAGCGCAGGCGAGGGCGGCGGGATCATGCACGGCCCGACGTTCATGGGGAACCCGATGGCCTGTGCGGTCGCGGTCGCGGCGGTGGAGTTGCTGCTCTCGCGCGACTGGCGGGCCGAGGTCGCGGCGCTGAACGAGGGGCTCGAACGCGGGCTGGCACCCGCGCGGGACATTCCCGGTGTCGTCGACGTCCGGGTGCTCGGCGGCATCGGGGTGATCGAGTTGGCCGAACCGGTCGACATGCAGACCGCGACCGACGCCGCTGTCGGGGCGGGGGTGTGGCTGCGCCCGTTCCGGAATCTGATCTACGCGATGCCGCCCTACATCTGTACCGCCGAGGATCTGGACCGGCTCACCACCGGCATGGTGGCGGCCGCGCGAAGCCAGGCGGCCTGA